In Promicromonospora sp. Populi, one genomic interval encodes:
- a CDS encoding MarR family winged helix-turn-helix transcriptional regulator, producing the protein MERPELGYLLNRLLRVAIAREEPILERAGLRMWDYAVLSALTENDAPTQAQLAADAGRDKTRLIGNLDRLEELGLVSRVPDPADRRNRVVSLTGEGRRVLKRCKAEIREMERDLLHGIPAGDRAAFERSLTALVESLDDVSDH; encoded by the coding sequence GTGGAGCGACCCGAGCTTGGCTACCTGCTGAACCGGCTGCTGCGGGTGGCGATCGCTCGCGAGGAGCCGATCCTGGAGCGCGCCGGGCTGAGGATGTGGGACTACGCGGTGCTCAGTGCCCTCACCGAGAACGACGCACCGACCCAGGCCCAGCTCGCAGCCGACGCCGGGCGCGACAAGACGCGGCTGATCGGCAACCTCGACCGGCTGGAGGAGCTCGGGCTCGTCAGCCGGGTACCGGATCCTGCGGACCGCCGAAACCGCGTCGTCTCGCTCACCGGCGAGGGACGACGGGTTCTCAAACGCTGCAAGGCCGAGATCCGCGAGATGGAGCGGGACCTGCTCCATGGCATCCCGGCCGGCGACCGCGCGGCCTTCGAGCGGTCGCTCACCGCGCTGGTCGAGTCGCTGGACGACGTCTCCGACCACTGA
- a CDS encoding response regulator, with translation MRSGAGNRVLVVDDDAALARALAINLRAHGWDVTAAPTGAAALDAVASARPDVVLLDLGLPDMPGLDVIEGIRGWTRVPIVVLSARQLGDDKVDALDAGADDYVTKPFAMNELLARLRAAVRRAAPGQAEEPVVVAGELRIDLARRQVSRAGVDVRLSPTEWALLEVLVRNRGRLVDRKQLLHEVWGPAYSTETNYLRVYTAQLRRKLEQDPSHPRHILTNPGAGYRFEE, from the coding sequence GTGCGATCGGGGGCGGGCAACCGCGTGCTCGTGGTCGACGACGACGCCGCGCTGGCCCGTGCCCTGGCCATCAACCTGCGTGCGCACGGGTGGGACGTGACTGCCGCGCCGACGGGTGCGGCCGCGCTGGACGCGGTGGCCTCGGCTCGGCCGGACGTGGTGCTGCTCGACCTGGGCCTGCCCGACATGCCGGGCCTCGACGTCATCGAGGGAATCCGCGGCTGGACCCGGGTGCCGATTGTGGTGCTCTCGGCTCGGCAGCTCGGTGACGACAAGGTCGACGCCCTCGACGCCGGGGCCGACGACTACGTGACCAAGCCGTTCGCGATGAACGAGCTGCTCGCGCGGCTGCGTGCGGCGGTGCGCCGGGCCGCACCAGGCCAGGCGGAGGAGCCCGTGGTCGTCGCGGGCGAGCTGCGGATCGACCTGGCGCGGCGGCAGGTCTCCCGCGCCGGCGTGGACGTGCGGCTGAGCCCCACCGAGTGGGCGCTGCTGGAGGTGCTGGTGCGCAACCGTGGCCGGCTCGTGGACCGCAAGCAGCTGCTGCACGAGGTCTGGGGCCCGGCGTACTCGACGGAGACGAACTACCTGCGCGTGTACACGGCGCAGCTGCGGCGCAAGCTGGAGCAGGACCCGTCGCACCCGCGCCACATCCTGACCAACCCGGGGGCGGGATACCGGTTCGAGGAGTGA
- a CDS encoding DUF4118 domain-containing protein, whose amino-acid sequence MTTGRRGRLTVYLGAAPGVGKTYAMLDEAHRRRARGTDVVIGLVETHGRTATIDRIGDLEMIPRRLVEHRGTTLTELDVAAVLERAPEVALVDELAHTNAAGSQHAKRWQDVHDLLDAGIDVVTTVNVQHLASLTDDVEAITGVRQRETVPDKVVREADQIQLVDLSPEQLRRRLAHGNVYRAEQIDASLSSFFRVGNLTALRELALLWLADRVDDALTRYRADHAIGGTWPARERIVVAVTGGPETETLLRRAARIAQRAAGTELLAVHVLPTDGLPSTPSATIAAHRALAESLGGAFHTVVGEDVPTAVVDFAHGVNATMIVVGVSRHPVWRQALLGSSSAEIARLSGAIDVHLVTHEQARIGVGTRSRYSSLSPKRRVAGWVSALVVPAVLTSALLLIGRNEAAFATDAMLLLAGVVGVALIGGLWPAVAAAVVSNLCLNWFFAAPVGRLTIAEGENVLALAVFIVVAVAVASVVDLAARRTTQAYRARAEASTLAALSRSVLSGQDTAQAIVQRLAQTFAMAEVRLEERDDDRAPWTVVAHERWVTDAGSGTGSGARPARSRTAPSPR is encoded by the coding sequence ATGACCACCGGACGCCGGGGCCGCCTCACCGTCTACCTGGGGGCGGCTCCGGGCGTGGGCAAGACCTACGCCATGCTCGACGAGGCGCACCGACGTCGCGCGCGAGGCACCGACGTCGTGATCGGCCTCGTCGAGACGCACGGGCGGACGGCGACGATCGACCGGATCGGCGACCTGGAGATGATCCCGCGGCGGCTCGTCGAGCACCGCGGGACCACCCTCACCGAGCTCGACGTCGCGGCCGTGCTGGAGCGGGCGCCCGAGGTGGCGCTCGTGGACGAGCTCGCGCACACCAACGCCGCCGGCTCCCAGCACGCCAAGCGCTGGCAGGACGTGCACGACCTGCTGGACGCCGGCATCGACGTGGTCACCACGGTCAACGTGCAGCACCTCGCATCACTGACCGACGACGTCGAGGCCATCACCGGGGTGCGGCAGCGCGAGACCGTGCCCGACAAGGTGGTCCGCGAGGCCGACCAGATCCAGCTCGTGGACCTCTCCCCGGAGCAGCTGCGCCGTCGGCTCGCGCACGGCAACGTCTACCGGGCCGAGCAGATCGACGCCTCGCTGTCGTCGTTCTTCCGCGTCGGAAACCTCACCGCGCTGCGGGAGCTGGCCCTGCTGTGGCTCGCCGACCGCGTCGACGACGCCCTGACCCGCTACCGCGCCGACCACGCGATCGGCGGCACCTGGCCGGCCCGCGAGCGCATAGTCGTGGCCGTCACCGGCGGCCCGGAGACGGAGACGCTGCTGCGCCGGGCCGCACGCATCGCGCAGCGGGCGGCCGGCACCGAGCTGCTGGCGGTGCACGTGCTGCCGACGGACGGGTTGCCGTCCACGCCGTCGGCCACGATCGCCGCCCACCGGGCGCTCGCGGAGTCGCTCGGCGGGGCCTTCCACACGGTGGTGGGGGAGGACGTGCCGACCGCCGTCGTGGACTTCGCGCACGGGGTCAACGCGACGATGATCGTGGTGGGTGTGTCCCGGCACCCGGTGTGGCGGCAGGCGCTGCTCGGGTCGTCCAGCGCGGAGATCGCGCGGCTGTCCGGTGCGATCGACGTGCACCTGGTGACGCACGAGCAGGCGCGCATCGGCGTGGGCACGCGCTCGCGGTACTCGTCGCTGTCTCCGAAGCGCCGGGTGGCGGGCTGGGTCTCCGCTCTGGTGGTGCCCGCGGTCCTGACGTCCGCCCTGCTGCTGATCGGTCGGAACGAGGCGGCGTTCGCGACGGACGCCATGCTGCTCCTGGCGGGTGTTGTCGGGGTGGCGCTGATCGGTGGGCTGTGGCCCGCGGTCGCTGCGGCGGTCGTGTCCAACCTGTGCCTCAACTGGTTCTTCGCTGCGCCGGTGGGCCGCCTGACCATCGCGGAGGGGGAGAACGTGCTCGCCCTGGCGGTGTTCATCGTGGTTGCGGTCGCCGTCGCCTCGGTCGTCGACCTGGCCGCGCGGCGCACCACCCAGGCGTACCGGGCGCGCGCGGAGGCGTCCACGCTCGCGGCGCTGTCGCGTTCGGTGCTGTCGGGTCAGGACACGGCGCAGGCGATCGTGCAGCGCCTCGCGCAGACGTTTGCGATGGCGGAGGTGCGGCTCGAGGAGCGCGACGACGATCGTGCGCCGTGGACCGTGGTGGCGCACGAGCGGTGGGTCACCGATGCGGGATCGGGCACTGGTTCTGGTGCCCGGCCGGCCCGGAGTCGGACGGCGCCGTCACCGAGGTAG
- a CDS encoding DUF4118 domain-containing protein produces MTELVTAWPQAAWWRPSVRVAAVLAPLLACAILSTVRDAVTAATSVLVLVVLVVAAAATGDRLAALLAAFSAGAWFDFFLTEPYLTFTIDDADDIEATVLLVVISLVVTEIALWGYRQQRRAARHSGYLAGVLGAASAAADGLPREQVLDLVARQITDALGADDCRYVVGPVRDARNAILDQDGVLNRNGRAVDVDRVGLPTDEYVAVLVRRGPEVIGHFVVNATSGTAFPTREQRLIAVLLADQVAGVREEGKATS; encoded by the coding sequence ATGACCGAACTAGTCACAGCGTGGCCGCAAGCGGCGTGGTGGCGTCCGTCGGTGCGGGTGGCGGCGGTCCTTGCGCCGCTGCTGGCCTGCGCGATCTTGTCAACCGTCCGTGACGCTGTCACCGCCGCGACGTCGGTGCTGGTCCTGGTCGTGCTCGTGGTGGCCGCCGCGGCCACCGGTGACCGGCTGGCCGCCCTCCTCGCCGCCTTCTCGGCCGGCGCGTGGTTCGACTTCTTCCTCACCGAGCCGTACCTGACCTTCACCATCGACGACGCCGACGACATCGAGGCGACCGTCCTGCTCGTCGTGATCAGTCTTGTGGTGACCGAGATCGCCCTGTGGGGGTACCGGCAGCAGCGACGCGCGGCCCGGCACTCCGGCTATCTTGCGGGGGTGCTCGGCGCCGCGAGCGCGGCGGCCGACGGTCTGCCCAGAGAACAGGTGCTCGATCTCGTGGCACGTCAGATCACCGATGCGCTTGGCGCTGACGACTGCCGCTACGTCGTAGGCCCGGTGCGGGACGCGCGCAACGCCATCCTGGACCAGGACGGCGTGCTGAACCGGAACGGCCGTGCGGTCGATGTCGACCGGGTCGGCCTGCCGACCGACGAGTACGTCGCCGTCCTTGTGCGCCGAGGCCCCGAGGTCATCGGCCACTTCGTGGTCAACGCGACGTCGGGCACGGCCTTCCCGACCCGCGAGCAACGACTGATCGCCGTTCTCCTGGCTGACCAGGTCGCCGGTGTACGCGAAGAAGGAAAAGCTACGAGCTGA
- a CDS encoding TIGR03086 family metal-binding protein encodes MLTYSETLALHDGALADTGLLVERAAQGDLGLATPCVGWDLADLLSHMVGQNLGFATAVAAGDAEEAAYAGPDITPANAVAEWDASAAALRAAFGQADEGATVHLAEFDIQVPAAMALGMQLLDAAVHAWDVATALGDTYRPNETVADFVLDYARKIASRPGGSPGVFAEPLTETGTDPWFDALRLLGRDPQQAWSRADDAH; translated from the coding sequence ATGCTTACTTATTCGGAAACGCTCGCTCTGCACGACGGTGCACTCGCCGACACCGGCCTGCTCGTCGAACGCGCGGCTCAGGGCGACCTCGGTCTCGCCACACCGTGCGTCGGCTGGGATCTCGCGGACCTCCTGTCGCACATGGTCGGCCAGAACCTCGGCTTCGCCACCGCCGTCGCCGCCGGCGACGCGGAGGAGGCGGCCTATGCCGGCCCGGACATCACCCCGGCGAACGCCGTCGCCGAGTGGGACGCGTCTGCCGCGGCGCTGCGTGCCGCGTTCGGGCAGGCCGACGAGGGCGCCACGGTCCACCTCGCCGAGTTCGACATCCAGGTACCGGCCGCGATGGCGCTCGGGATGCAGCTCCTCGATGCCGCCGTCCACGCCTGGGACGTCGCCACCGCGCTCGGCGACACCTACCGGCCCAACGAGACCGTCGCGGACTTCGTCCTCGACTACGCGCGCAAGATCGCGAGCAGGCCCGGCGGGTCGCCGGGTGTCTTCGCGGAACCGCTGACCGAAACCGGTACCGACCCCTGGTTCGACGCCCTGCGCCTCCTGGGCCGGGACCCGCAGCAGGCCTGGTCACGGGCCGACGACGCCCACTAG
- the kdpC gene encoding potassium-transporting ATPase subunit KdpC — MATTTVASDLAALTRQSMAALRMLIAFTLLLGLAYPLAMVGVGQVAFPWQADGSLVQSDGARTTSRDEAVGSALIAQGFTGEEYFHPRPSAAGDGYDTLASAGSNLGPLNPDLVATIEERKAAVAALEGVDPADVPADAVTASGSGLDPQISPEYAAIQVARVARARGLSVADVEAAVAEHTAGRDLGVLGEPRVNVLELNLALDAADDGAPTP, encoded by the coding sequence ATGGCAACAACAACAGTGGCGAGCGACCTCGCGGCGCTGACTCGCCAGTCCATGGCGGCGCTGCGGATGCTCATCGCCTTCACCCTCCTGCTGGGGCTGGCCTACCCGCTCGCGATGGTGGGCGTGGGGCAGGTGGCCTTCCCCTGGCAGGCGGACGGCTCGCTCGTCCAGTCCGACGGCGCCCGCACCACCTCGCGTGACGAGGCCGTGGGCTCGGCGCTCATCGCCCAGGGATTCACGGGCGAGGAGTACTTCCACCCGCGCCCGTCCGCCGCGGGCGACGGGTACGACACCCTCGCCTCCGCCGGGTCCAACCTGGGCCCGCTCAACCCCGACCTGGTCGCCACCATCGAGGAGCGCAAGGCCGCGGTGGCCGCCCTGGAGGGTGTTGACCCGGCCGACGTCCCGGCCGACGCCGTCACGGCGTCGGGCTCCGGCCTCGACCCGCAGATCAGCCCCGAGTACGCAGCGATCCAGGTGGCGCGGGTCGCGCGGGCGCGCGGCCTGTCCGTGGCCGACGTCGAGGCGGCCGTCGCCGAGCACACCGCCGGGCGCGACCTGGGTGTGCTGGGCGAGCCACGGGTGAACGTCCTGGAGCTCAACCTGGCCCTCGACGCCGCGGACGACGGTGCGCCGACCCCGTAA
- the kdpA gene encoding potassium-transporting ATPase subunit KdpA, translated as MNTTALNSVLPAVAQILVLLAALAAVHAPLGAYMARTFTSPKHLRVERLWYRAVRVDPDAEQRWTTYLMSLLGFSLVSVLFLYGMLRLQEYLPWSLGFTSFDPAGAWNTAVSFVTNTNWQWYSGEAAAGHLVQMAGLAVQNFVSAAVGLAVAIALVRGFARSGTDARIGNFWSDLTRGVLRILLPISVLAAIVLIAAGVIQNLDPHTAITTVEGGTQNALGGPIASQEAIKELGTNGGGPFNANSAHPFENPTPFTNILEIFLLLLIPFSLPRTFGLMIGDKRQGWAILGVMGGLFIVSVALATWAELAGPGAAPQAAGAAMEGKETRFGLAGSALFAAATTATSTGAVNSMHDSFTAPGGGVVLFNILLGEVSPGGVGAGLYGMLILAVVAVFIAGLMVGRTPEYLGKKIGRQEMTIVALYVLTVPALILVGTAVAVVVEPGLVGIQEPGPHGLSEVLYGYASAANNNGSAFGGLTSGTPFYEVTQGLAMLAGRFIPIALVLALAGRLASQKSVPATVGTLPTHQPLFVGLVGAVALVVVGLTFIPVLSLGPIVESLS; from the coding sequence GTGAACACGACGGCCCTCAACTCCGTTCTACCAGCGGTGGCACAGATCCTCGTGCTGCTCGCCGCCCTCGCCGCCGTGCACGCGCCGCTGGGCGCCTACATGGCGCGCACCTTCACCAGCCCCAAGCACCTGCGGGTCGAGCGCCTCTGGTACCGCGCCGTCCGCGTCGACCCGGACGCTGAGCAGCGCTGGACCACGTACCTGATGTCCCTGCTCGGCTTCTCGCTCGTCTCCGTCCTGTTCCTCTACGGGATGCTGCGCCTGCAGGAGTACCTGCCGTGGAGCCTCGGCTTCACCTCGTTCGACCCGGCCGGCGCCTGGAACACCGCGGTCAGCTTCGTCACGAACACCAACTGGCAGTGGTACTCCGGTGAGGCGGCCGCCGGCCACCTGGTGCAGATGGCCGGGCTCGCCGTGCAGAACTTCGTCTCCGCCGCGGTCGGCCTTGCGGTCGCGATCGCCCTTGTGCGCGGCTTCGCCCGCTCGGGGACCGACGCCCGCATCGGCAACTTCTGGTCCGACCTGACCCGCGGTGTGCTCCGGATCCTGCTGCCCATCTCCGTGCTGGCGGCGATCGTCCTGATCGCCGCGGGCGTGATCCAGAACCTGGACCCGCACACCGCGATCACCACGGTCGAGGGCGGCACGCAGAACGCGCTGGGCGGCCCGATCGCCTCCCAGGAGGCCATCAAGGAGCTCGGCACCAACGGCGGCGGCCCCTTCAACGCGAACTCCGCGCACCCGTTCGAGAACCCGACGCCGTTCACCAACATCCTCGAGATCTTCCTGCTGCTGCTCATCCCGTTCTCGCTGCCGCGCACGTTCGGCCTCATGATCGGCGACAAGCGCCAGGGCTGGGCGATCCTCGGTGTCATGGGCGGCCTGTTCATCGTCTCGGTAGCGCTCGCCACCTGGGCCGAGCTGGCCGGGCCTGGCGCAGCGCCGCAAGCGGCGGGCGCCGCCATGGAGGGCAAGGAGACCCGGTTCGGGCTCGCAGGCAGCGCCCTGTTCGCGGCCGCGACGACCGCGACGTCCACGGGTGCGGTGAACTCGATGCACGACTCGTTCACCGCACCGGGTGGTGGGGTGGTCCTGTTCAACATCCTGCTGGGCGAGGTCTCGCCGGGCGGGGTGGGCGCCGGCCTGTACGGCATGCTCATCCTCGCCGTGGTCGCGGTGTTCATCGCGGGCCTCATGGTGGGCCGCACGCCCGAGTACCTGGGCAAGAAGATCGGCCGGCAGGAGATGACGATCGTCGCGCTGTACGTGCTGACGGTCCCCGCGCTGATCCTGGTGGGCACGGCGGTCGCCGTCGTCGTCGAACCGGGGCTCGTGGGAATCCAGGAACCCGGCCCACACGGTCTGTCCGAGGTGTTGTACGGCTACGCGTCGGCCGCGAACAACAACGGCTCCGCGTTCGGCGGCCTGACCTCCGGCACCCCGTTCTACGAGGTGACGCAGGGCCTGGCGATGCTGGCCGGGCGGTTCATCCCGATCGCCCTCGTGCTGGCCCTCGCCGGCCGGCTCGCGAGCCAGAAGTCGGTGCCCGCGACCGTGGGCACCCTGCCGACGCACCAGCCGCTGTTCGTGGGCCTGGTGGGCGCCGTGGCGCTCGTCGTCGTCGGACTCACCTTCATTCCCGTTCTTTCCCTCGGTCCCATCGTGGAGTCCCTGTCATGA
- the kdpB gene encoding potassium-transporting ATPase subunit KdpB — MTIDTRNIPDVPTHEPASGGIQHHSKRSAPRALTWTQLRSAFPGALRKLDPRVLYTSPVMFVVEVGALVTTVLAIIEPDVFAWWIAVWLWATVLFATLAESVAESRGKAQASTLRATQKQTTARKVNAPQEALERGSGLDRLPTVEVPSSTLRVGDVVVVVAGETIPGDGDVIEGVASVDESAITGESAPVIRESGGDRSAVTGGTVVLSDQIVVRITAPAGSTFVDRMIALVEGSERQKTPNEVALNILLTSLTIVFLLAVATLQPFAIYSGSRQSLLVLVALLVCLIPTTIGALLSAIGIAGMDRLVQRNVLAMSGRAVEAAGDVDVLLLDKTGTITYGNRRATEVLPVSSVTPRELAVSARLASLADETPEGRSIVELVDGKYGLVDELPLDAELVPFTAQTRMSGVDLPLTDGAGHTQLHHIRKGAASAVQRWVQSTGAQVSGKETAELESHVDAVSRAGGTPLVVAEQVGESPARVLGVVRLKDVVKEGMRERFDELRAMGIRSVMVTGDNQVTARAIAAEAGVDDVLAEATPEDKLALIKREQEGGKLVAMAGDGTNDAPALAQSDVGVAMNTGTSAAKEAGNMVDLDSDPTKLIEIVEIGKQLLITRGALTTFSVANDVAKYFAILPAMFVTVFPQLGVLNIMQLSSPSSAILSAVIFNALIILALIPLSLRGVRYRPASASSLLTRNLLIYGLGGLVAPFIGIKLIDLVVSLLPGL; from the coding sequence ATGACCATCGACACCCGGAACATCCCGGACGTCCCCACCCACGAGCCCGCGTCCGGTGGAATCCAGCACCACTCCAAGCGTTCGGCGCCACGCGCCCTGACGTGGACGCAGCTACGGTCCGCGTTCCCGGGCGCGCTGCGCAAGCTCGACCCGCGCGTGCTGTACACCTCGCCCGTCATGTTTGTGGTCGAGGTGGGCGCGCTCGTCACGACGGTGCTCGCGATCATCGAGCCGGACGTGTTCGCCTGGTGGATCGCGGTCTGGCTGTGGGCCACCGTGCTCTTCGCGACCCTTGCGGAGTCCGTGGCGGAGTCCCGTGGCAAGGCGCAGGCCTCCACTCTGCGCGCCACGCAGAAGCAGACGACCGCACGCAAGGTCAACGCCCCCCAGGAAGCCCTGGAGAGGGGATCGGGGCTCGACCGGCTGCCCACAGTCGAGGTGCCGTCCTCCACGCTGCGCGTGGGCGACGTCGTGGTGGTCGTGGCCGGCGAGACCATCCCGGGCGACGGCGACGTCATCGAGGGGGTCGCGTCCGTGGACGAGTCGGCGATCACCGGTGAGTCGGCCCCCGTCATCCGGGAGTCCGGCGGCGACCGCAGCGCGGTCACCGGTGGCACCGTGGTGCTGTCCGACCAGATAGTCGTGCGCATCACGGCCCCCGCCGGGTCCACGTTCGTGGACCGCATGATCGCCCTGGTGGAGGGCAGCGAGCGGCAGAAGACGCCGAACGAGGTGGCGCTGAACATCCTGCTCACGTCGCTGACCATCGTCTTCCTGCTGGCGGTCGCCACGCTGCAGCCGTTCGCCATCTACTCGGGTTCGCGGCAGTCGCTGCTGGTCCTGGTGGCGCTGCTGGTCTGCCTGATCCCGACGACCATCGGTGCGCTCCTGAGCGCCATCGGCATCGCGGGCATGGACCGGCTGGTGCAGCGCAACGTGCTGGCGATGTCGGGCCGCGCGGTCGAGGCCGCTGGCGACGTCGACGTGCTGCTGCTCGACAAGACCGGCACCATCACCTACGGCAACCGGCGCGCCACCGAGGTGCTGCCGGTGAGCAGCGTGACGCCGCGTGAGCTGGCCGTCTCGGCGCGCCTCGCCTCGCTGGCCGACGAGACCCCGGAGGGGCGCAGCATCGTCGAGCTGGTGGACGGTAAGTACGGTCTGGTCGACGAGCTGCCGCTGGACGCGGAGCTGGTGCCGTTCACGGCCCAGACCCGCATGTCGGGCGTCGACCTGCCGCTCACGGACGGCGCCGGCCACACCCAGCTTCACCACATCCGCAAGGGCGCCGCCAGCGCCGTGCAGCGCTGGGTGCAGAGCACCGGCGCGCAGGTCTCCGGCAAGGAGACCGCGGAGCTGGAGTCGCACGTCGACGCCGTCTCCCGGGCGGGCGGCACACCGCTCGTCGTCGCGGAGCAGGTGGGTGAGTCGCCGGCGCGGGTGCTCGGCGTCGTCCGGCTCAAGGACGTGGTCAAGGAGGGCATGCGCGAGCGGTTCGACGAGCTGCGCGCCATGGGCATCCGGTCCGTCATGGTCACCGGCGACAACCAGGTGACCGCGCGCGCCATCGCCGCGGAGGCGGGCGTCGACGACGTCCTGGCGGAGGCGACTCCCGAGGACAAGCTCGCGCTCATCAAGCGGGAGCAGGAGGGCGGCAAGCTCGTCGCGATGGCCGGGGACGGCACGAACGACGCCCCGGCGCTCGCCCAGTCCGACGTCGGCGTCGCGATGAACACCGGCACGTCCGCCGCCAAGGAGGCGGGCAACATGGTGGACCTCGACTCGGACCCCACCAAGCTGATCGAGATCGTGGAGATCGGCAAGCAGCTCCTCATCACGCGCGGTGCGCTGACCACGTTCTCCGTGGCGAACGACGTCGCGAAGTACTTCGCGATCCTGCCCGCCATGTTCGTGACGGTGTTCCCGCAGCTCGGCGTGCTGAACATCATGCAGCTCTCGAGCCCTAGCTCGGCGATCCTGTCGGCCGTCATCTTCAACGCGCTGATCATCCTCGCCCTGATCCCGCTGTCGCTGCGCGGCGTGCGGTACCGGCCGGCGTCGGCCTCGTCACTGCTCACGCGCAACCTGCTGATCTACGGCCTCGGCGGGCTGGTGGCGCCGTTCATCGGCATCAAGCTCATCGACCTCGTCGTCTCGCTGCTCCCGGGCCTGTAG
- a CDS encoding sensor histidine kinase, with amino-acid sequence MGHRCGIGHWFWCPAGPESDGAVTEVAIDERHRLVLAGRVLPASDRQVVEAFGAQAGIVLEHRRLREQAAQAEVLERTESTRTALLAAVSHDLRTPLAVIRTAVDGLSSPDVELDVEDRDILTATIADSTYRLERLIGNLLDLSRLQTGAVRPALRAASLEEVVPIAVEPWLAELTLDVPEDLPLVHTDPGLFERVVENVVSNAVRYSPPGTKVLFTASASRDAVELRVADSGPGVPDDRKATMFEPFQRLDDTSGGGLGLGLAVASGLATAVGARITAEDTPGGGLTMVLTVPRDEAWRDGTDQS; translated from the coding sequence GTGGGTCACCGATGCGGGATCGGGCACTGGTTCTGGTGCCCGGCCGGCCCGGAGTCGGACGGCGCCGTCACCGAGGTAGCGATCGACGAGCGGCACCGCCTCGTCCTTGCGGGGCGGGTGCTCCCGGCGAGCGACCGGCAGGTGGTCGAGGCGTTCGGTGCGCAGGCAGGCATCGTGCTGGAGCACCGGCGGCTCCGTGAGCAGGCCGCCCAGGCCGAGGTGCTGGAGCGCACCGAAAGTACGCGCACCGCACTGCTCGCCGCCGTCTCGCACGACCTGCGGACCCCGCTCGCGGTGATCCGCACGGCGGTGGACGGTCTCTCGTCGCCCGACGTCGAGCTCGATGTGGAGGACCGGGACATCCTCACGGCCACCATCGCGGACTCGACGTACCGGCTGGAGCGGCTGATCGGCAACCTGCTGGACCTGTCCCGCCTGCAGACCGGGGCCGTCCGGCCGGCCCTGCGCGCCGCGTCGCTGGAGGAGGTGGTGCCGATCGCCGTCGAGCCGTGGCTTGCCGAGCTGACGCTCGACGTGCCCGAGGACCTCCCGCTCGTGCACACCGACCCGGGCCTGTTCGAGCGGGTGGTGGAGAACGTCGTCTCCAACGCGGTGCGGTACTCCCCGCCTGGCACCAAGGTGCTGTTCACGGCCTCCGCGTCGCGTGACGCGGTGGAGCTGCGCGTGGCCGACAGCGGGCCGGGCGTGCCCGACGACCGCAAGGCCACCATGTTCGAGCCGTTCCAGCGGCTTGACGACACGAGCGGAGGAGGCCTGGGCCTCGGGCTGGCGGTCGCGTCGGGGCTCGCGACCGCCGTCGGCGCCCGGATCACTGCCGAGGACACACCGGGCGGGGGCCTGACGATGGTGCTCACCGTGCCGCGCGACGAGGCATGGCGTGATGGGACGGACCAGTCGTGA
- the kdpF gene encoding K(+)-transporting ATPase subunit F, whose product MNPFDAVGLVLTLAGLVYLFVALIRADRTR is encoded by the coding sequence GTGAACCCGTTCGACGCCGTGGGCCTGGTGCTCACCCTCGCCGGCCTCGTGTACCTCTTCGTGGCGCTGATCCGCGCCGACCGGACGCGGTGA
- a CDS encoding TIGR03620 family F420-dependent LLM class oxidoreductase gives MSEFELGPIGLVLDVAAEGAHIEQAAEAERLGYTTLWAAGGQLALLEPLVELVRATKKAAVAPAILSLDVHGLADVTGLYDRLDDDEAHRLVAGLGGPQQAARPLAALREFLDGLDAADPPVPAGRRLIAALGPRKLEIARDRAAGAITLLVTPGYTEWARGVLGPDATLVVNQMVVLDTDVERARGLVRAPLGFLLNVGGYAMNMRRMGFDDDDITGVSDNVVDAVAIIGDADTIAAGVRAHLAAGADHVALSVLSDGNQPGAMEVARAVVAADPALLG, from the coding sequence ATGAGCGAGTTCGAGCTGGGACCGATCGGGCTGGTCCTCGATGTGGCGGCCGAGGGGGCCCACATCGAGCAGGCCGCGGAGGCCGAACGGCTGGGTTACACCACGCTGTGGGCGGCCGGCGGCCAGCTCGCGTTGCTGGAACCGCTGGTCGAGCTGGTGCGGGCGACCAAGAAGGCGGCGGTCGCACCCGCGATCCTCTCGCTCGACGTCCACGGGCTCGCGGACGTCACCGGGCTCTACGACCGGCTCGACGACGACGAGGCGCACCGGCTCGTCGCCGGCCTCGGCGGGCCGCAGCAGGCGGCGCGACCGCTGGCCGCCCTGCGGGAGTTCCTGGACGGCCTCGATGCCGCCGACCCTCCGGTGCCCGCCGGACGGCGCCTGATCGCGGCGCTCGGTCCGCGCAAGCTGGAGATCGCGCGGGACCGGGCGGCGGGCGCGATCACGCTGCTGGTGACTCCCGGCTACACCGAGTGGGCCAGGGGAGTCCTCGGCCCGGACGCGACGCTGGTGGTCAACCAGATGGTGGTGCTGGACACCGACGTCGAACGCGCCCGCGGGCTCGTCCGCGCGCCGCTGGGCTTCCTGCTGAACGTGGGCGGCTACGCGATGAACATGCGCCGCATGGGGTTCGACGACGACGACATCACCGGCGTGAGCGACAACGTCGTTGACGCGGTGGCGATCATCGGCGACGCCGACACGATCGCAGCCGGGGTGCGGGCACACCTGGCCGCCGGAGCCGATCACGTGGCGCTGTCCGTGCTCTCCGACGGCAACCAGCCCGGGGCGATGGAGGTCGCGCGCGCGGTAGTGGCGGCCGACCCGGCCCTCCTGGGGTAG